The window ACGAAGCCCCACCGCACCCGGTCCAGGAGGTTTCCCACCGCTCCCCCCAGCACGAGCCCCAACCCCACCAGGACCACCCGATCCGCGGCCCACCGGTCCCGGTGGAAGGCGAACAGGAGGAAGGCGGTGAGGGCCGCGAGCACGCCCACCAGGGCATTGGCACCGCCCAGGAGGCCGAAGGCGATGCCCGTGTTCCGGTGGAGGGTGATGCGCAGCAGCGGGGGAAGGACGGGGAAGGTCTCTCCGAAGGAGAGGGTCCGCATCACCGCGTGCTTCGCCACCTGATCCAGGAGGACCACCAGGATGGCCAGCGTCGCGAGGAGCGCGGCCCCGCCCCGGCCCCGCTTCATGCCCAGCGGGCTTGATGCCGCTCCCGTTCCTCCTCGGTCTTGCACCGGATGCATAGTCTCGCGAACGGGAGAGCGCGCAACCGCTCCACGTCGATGGGCTCCCCGCATCGCTCGCACATGCCGTACTGCCCGGCATCCAGCTTGCGGAGGGCATCCTCCACCATCCGGAGCATGCCCTGGACGGAGGTCTCCAGGGCAAACCCCTTCTCCCGCTCCACCGCCTCCGCGGCCACGTCCCCGTAGTCGTCCTCCGAGGACTGCTCCACCAAGCCCAGCTCCTCCACCTGCCGGAGTTGCCGGTCCATGGCGGCCAGCTCCCGGAGGAGGCGATCCCGCTCCGCCAGCAGCATCGCCCGGAACTCCGGGTAGTCGCGCTCCGTGATGGGCTGGGCGGTCCATCGGGTCTCGGCTCCTGCCGCGGACATCCGCGGGCTTCCCCCGGGGGAAGTCTCTGCAGGCTGTAGTTGGGGCGATGCGACCTCCCCGGAGATCGCGGGAGCCGCTTTCGCTCCGGCTTCCGGGGTGACCAGCCGCCTCCGGCGGAGCACCATCTTCTTCGGCTTCCCCGGGGACCGGCGCACGGTCTTCTTCGAGGTCCCCCTCTTCGCCACCTTCCTCGCCCTTGCCATACAACCTCCCTGGTGTGGAATGCGGGTCCCCTACCGTCCCTTCTGGGAACGTGCCACGGGCTCGTCCTCTTCCCGGCATGCGGAGAGGGCGGCGTGCACCGCGGTCCGGGCCAGGGCCAGGGTAGAGTCGATGACCGGGACCGGCCACTCAGCCGGGTCCACCACGAGAGGGATCTCGGTACATCCCAGCACGATGGCCTGAGCCCCCCGATCCACTAGCCCGAGCCCCACCCGTCGGACCCCCTCCCGTACCGCGGGCCCCAGATCTCCCGCCTTTACCGAATAGATGGCCCGATCCACGACCTCCTGTTCCTCCCCCTCCGGAACCACCACCCGGACCTCCCGCCGGGCGAAGGTCCGGTGGTAAAGGCGGGCGCGGATGGTGGCCGTGGTGGCCAGGAGCCCCGCGGCGACCAGGCCCGGGACCGCCCGGACCGCGGCCTCCGCCACCGCCTCCGTGATGTCCAGGACCGGGATCCTCACGCTGCGGCGGATGGCTTCCAGGAAATAGTGGGCCGTATTGCACGGGATCACCAAGAAGTCCGCACCCGCAGCCTCCAGCCTCCGCGCGGCCTCCACCAGCCACGGGGTAGGATCTTCCCCTCCCCCGAGAATGAACGCGGAGCGGTCCGGGATCTGCGGGTTGCTCTCCACGAGTACCCGGAGGTGGTCCTGGTCCCGTCGCGCGGGGGTGAGCTCGATGAGCTTCCGGAAGAAATCCGCGGTCGCCCGAGGGCCCATCCCCCCCAGGACCCCGACCGTCAGCGACATCCGTGCCTCCCCTATCCGACATTACGCGGTAACGTCCCGAGGCACCCATTTTAGCACGGGATCCGGGAGATCAATCCAGCCTATCCTACCGGCCGGAGGACGATCCGCACGGGGCCATGGGCCAACCGTACCTCCCGCGCAATCCCCTCCTCCCCTCGGCCCAGCTCCACCCGGACCGCCAGCACCTCCGCGGCCACGGTCTCCCGGTGGGCTCGCACCGCTTCTGCCACCTCCCCCGTGGCCTCCACCCACAGCTCGATCCGCTGGTCCACCGAAAGCCCCGCATCCCGGCGGAGCTGCTGCACGTGGTGCACCAGTTCCCGCATCCATCCCTCCCCCACCAGCTCCGGCGTGAGGCGGGTGTCCAGGACCACCACGATCCCGGACCCCGCCTCCGCCACGAACCCCGGCCGCTCCCGGGGCCGGATCTCCAGGTCCTCGGGTTCCAGGGTCACGGTCTCGGGTCCCAGGGCAAGGGTGACCCGCCCCTCTCGGGCCACGGCTTCTGCCTGTTCGGGTTCGAGGGCCGCGAGGGCGGAGGCGACGGCCTGCACCCTGGGTCCGAACCGGGGACCCAGACGGTCGAACCGCGGTCTGACCTCATAGGTGACGTACGCGCTGGCCTCCCCCAGGAACCGAACCTCCTTCACGTTCAGCTCCTCCGCCACCAGGTCCACGAGCTCCGTGAGCCCCGCCAGGCGCGTGCGGGGAGCCACCACGAGGAGCGCGGGCAGGGGCTGCCGGATCCGGATGCCGGCCCGGCTGCGGGCCGCCCGACCCAGCCGCACGAGTTCCCGCGCTTCCTCCATGACAGCTTCCAGTTCCAGATCCCGCGCATGGGGATCCGTCTCCGGCCAGTCGCACAGGTGCACGCTGAGGGGCGCCTGGGGATCCACCGCACGCACCAGGCTCTGGTACAGCGCCTCCGAGAGGAAGGGGGCGAAGGGGGCCATGAGCTTGGCCACGGTGACGAGGGCGGTGTAAAGGGTGTGGTAGGCGGCCCGCTTGTCCTCGTCGTCCTGGGACTTCCAGTACCGCCGGCGGCCGCGGCGCACGTACCAGTTGGAGAGATCCTCCACGAACGCCTCGATGGCCCGGGCCCCGTCCGTGGGGTTGTAGTTCTCCAGGGCATCCGTGACGGTCTCCACCAGATCCGCCAAGCGGGACAGCAACCACCGGTCCAGGGCGGGCCGCTCCCGGATCGGAGGAGCCGGGGTCCGGAAGGGGTCGAACCCGTCCAGGCTCGCGTACGTGGTGAAGAAGACGTGGGTGTTCCAGAGGGTGAGGAAGAACCGCCGCACCACCTCCTCCACCGCAGCCAGGCTCAGCCGCTTGGGGATCCCCGGCGGGCTTACGGAGAAGAAGAACCATCGCAGGGCATCCGCGCCGGAGCGATGGAGGATGGTCCAGGGGTCAATCACGTTGCCCCGGCTCTTGCTCATCTTCTCGCCCTTCTCGTCCAGGACGAGCTCCAAGCAGACGCAGTTCCGGAAGGCGGGTCGGTCGTAGAGCATCACCGCGATGGCGTGGAGGCTGTAGAACCACCCTCGGGTCTGGTCGATGCCCTCGCAGATGTAATCCGCGGGGAAGGACCGTTCGAAAACCTCCCGGTTCTCGAAGGGATAGTGCCACTGGGCCACGGGCATGGCCCCGGAGTCGAACCACACGTCAATCACGTCCGGCACCCGCCGCATCTTGTCCCCACACCGAGGACAGCGCAACACCACCTCGTCCACGTACGGCCGGTGCAGCTCGAACCGCTCCGGCAGCCGCACGCTCATCTCCCGGAGTTCCTGGATGCTGCCCACGCAGTGCCGGTGGTCGCAGCGCTCGCAGACCCAGATGGGGAGCGGCGTGCCCCAGTACCGCTCCCGCGAGAGGGCCCAGTCCGTCAGGTTCTCCAGCCAGTTGCCGAACCGCCCTTCCTTGATGTGCTCGGGCACCCAACGGATCTCCCGGTTGGCCCGGATCATCCGATCCCGCAGACGGCTGGTGGCCACATGCCAGCTCATGCGGGCGTAGTAGAGGAGGGGTGTCCCGCACCGCCAGCAGAAGGGATAGGTGTGGAGGTAGGTCTCGGAACGGTACAACAGCCCCCGATGCCGCAGGGCCTCGATGATCCCGGGATCCGCCTCC is drawn from Armatimonadota bacterium and contains these coding sequences:
- the lspA gene encoding signal peptidase II, whose protein sequence is MKRGRGGAALLATLAILVVLLDQVAKHAVMRTLSFGETFPVLPPLLRITLHRNTGIAFGLLGGANALVGVLAALTAFLLFAFHRDRWAADRVVLVGLGLVLGGAVGNLLDRVRWGFVVDFIELPYWPVFNLADTCIVVGGGLLALRAIRSAQGER
- a CDS encoding TraR/DksA C4-type zinc finger protein, whose amino-acid sequence is MARARKVAKRGTSKKTVRRSPGKPKKMVLRRRRLVTPEAGAKAAPAISGEVASPQLQPAETSPGGSPRMSAAGAETRWTAQPITERDYPEFRAMLLAERDRLLRELAAMDRQLRQVEELGLVEQSSEDDYGDVAAEAVEREKGFALETSVQGMLRMVEDALRKLDAGQYGMCERCGEPIDVERLRALPFARLCIRCKTEEERERHQARWA
- a CDS encoding amino acid racemase, yielding MSLTVGVLGGMGPRATADFFRKLIELTPARRDQDHLRVLVESNPQIPDRSAFILGGGEDPTPWLVEAARRLEAAGADFLVIPCNTAHYFLEAIRRSVRIPVLDITEAVAEAAVRAVPGLVAAGLLATTATIRARLYHRTFARREVRVVVPEGEEQEVVDRAIYSVKAGDLGPAVREGVRRVGLGLVDRGAQAIVLGCTEIPLVVDPAEWPVPVIDSTLALARTAVHAALSACREEDEPVARSQKGR
- the ileS gene encoding isoleucine--tRNA ligase; this translates as MGFTPASPKVNFPELEERILAFWREQDVFRLSLRLREGRPQFTFYEGPPTANGLPGVHHVLARAYKDVIPRYRTMRGYYVPRKAGWDTHGLPVEIEVEKELGLDSKREIEAYGIARFNERCKASVFRYEQEWVRLSERIAFWLDYEHPYITFTDEYIESVWWILRQLWDRGLMYQAYKVVPYCPRCGTPLSSHEVALGYEEVEDPSIYVRFRLRDDPRTSLLVWTTTPWTLPANAACAVHPHVPYLKVRQGDEILVVARDLVDRVLQGPYEAVEEVPGARLVGLAYEPPFRFYEASEPTWTVLPAEFVSTEEGTGIVHIAPAYGEEDLELGRRYGLPVFHPVGPDGRYTAEVPPWQGRFVKEADPGIIEALRHRGLLYRSETYLHTYPFCWRCGTPLLYYARMSWHVATSRLRDRMIRANREIRWVPEHIKEGRFGNWLENLTDWALSRERYWGTPLPIWVCERCDHRHCVGSIQELREMSVRLPERFELHRPYVDEVVLRCPRCGDKMRRVPDVIDVWFDSGAMPVAQWHYPFENREVFERSFPADYICEGIDQTRGWFYSLHAIAVMLYDRPAFRNCVCLELVLDEKGEKMSKSRGNVIDPWTILHRSGADALRWFFFSVSPPGIPKRLSLAAVEEVVRRFFLTLWNTHVFFTTYASLDGFDPFRTPAPPIRERPALDRWLLSRLADLVETVTDALENYNPTDGARAIEAFVEDLSNWYVRRGRRRYWKSQDDEDKRAAYHTLYTALVTVAKLMAPFAPFLSEALYQSLVRAVDPQAPLSVHLCDWPETDPHARDLELEAVMEEARELVRLGRAARSRAGIRIRQPLPALLVVAPRTRLAGLTELVDLVAEELNVKEVRFLGEASAYVTYEVRPRFDRLGPRFGPRVQAVASALAALEPEQAEAVAREGRVTLALGPETVTLEPEDLEIRPRERPGFVAEAGSGIVVVLDTRLTPELVGEGWMRELVHHVQQLRRDAGLSVDQRIELWVEATGEVAEAVRAHRETVAAEVLAVRVELGRGEEGIAREVRLAHGPVRIVLRPVG